One window from the genome of Magnolia sinica isolate HGM2019 chromosome 4, MsV1, whole genome shotgun sequence encodes:
- the LOC131243691 gene encoding G-type lectin S-receptor-like serine/threonine-protein kinase LECRK4: MKILHMKLLQWRLQFDLDSSYATLSITKDECRKVCLDDCNCEAAMFEYGKCMKLTLPMKYGRESESASSIIFIKVGHESPVDAITDSFPNVTRMVPGENKKEPRVKILIAGIVLATCLVASISFSCFLIYRNRAQSYKKMTDDNNLSLSEEILLRSFSYNELVKATDNFKEELGKDSFGTVYKGSLYNSNRTVAVKRLEKMVEEGEREVRAETRAIGRTHHRNLVRLLSFCDEGSSRLLVYEYMSNGSLANLLFKAQSRHDWKERVRIALDVARWIFYLHEECEPHIIHCDIKPQNIVMDGFWTAKISDFGLAKLVMPDQTRTFTGVRGTRGYLAPEWQKNTPISVKADVYSYRIVLLEIICCRRYIELEVPDNEIVLSEWVYSCFVGGELRKLLGGEEVEGKILDRMVKVGLWCIQDEPALRPSMKNVILMMEGNMDMPIPPSPTSSMNISF; encoded by the coding sequence ATGAAAATTTTACATATGAAACTTCTACAGTGGAGACTGCAGTTTGATCTCGACAGTTCGTATGCTACTTTATCAATCACTAAAGACGAATGCCGAAAGGTTTGTTTGGACGATTGTAATTGTGAGGCTGCAATGTTTGAATATGGAAAGTGCATGAAACTTACGCTTCCAATGAAGTATGGGAGAGAAAgtgaatcggcctcatcaatcatTTTCATCAAGGTTGGTCATGAAAGTCCCGTGGATGCTATCACCGATTCCTTTCCAAATGTAACAAGGATGGTACCTGGTGAAAACAAGAAAGAGCCACGTGTAAAGATTTTAATCGCAGGTATAGTTCTTGCCACGTGTTTAGTTGCCAGCATTTCTTTTTCCTGTTTTCTTATTTACAGGAATCGAGCACAAAGCTataaaaagatgacagatgataacAATTTGAGCTTGTCTGAGGAGATTCTTCTTCGATCATTTTCTTACAATGAGCTCGTGAAAGCAACTGACAATTTCAAGGAAGAGTTGGGAAAGGATTCTTTTGGAACAGTTTATAAAGGCTCCTTATACAATAGCAACAGAACGGTAGCTGTTAAGCGACTCGAGAAAATGGTtgaagaaggagaaagggaggTCCGTGCTGAAACCAGGGCAATAGGGAGAACTCATCACAGGAACTTGGTACGATTGCTCAGCTTTTGTGATGAGGGTTCTTCCAGGCTTCTGGTTTACGAATACATGAGCAACGGATCTCTTGCAAACCTTCTATTCAAGGCCCAAAGCAGACATGATTGGAAAGAAAGAGTGAGAATTGCACTAGATGTCGCCAGATGGATATTCTATCTACATGAAGAATGCGAGCCCCATATCATCCACTGTGATATAAAACCTCAAAACATAGTCATGGATGGCTTTTGGACTGCAAAGATATCTGATTTCGGGTTGGCAAAGCTGGTTATGCCAGATCAAACAAGAACATTTACTGGGGTGAGAGGGACGAGAGGGTACTTGGCACCTGAATGGCAGAAGAACACACCTATATCAGTGAAGGCAGATGTTTATAGCTACCGGATCGTGTTATTGGAAATTATATGTTGCAGGAGGTATATTGAGTTAGAGGTTCCAGATAATGAGATTGTTCTCTCTGAATGGGTTTATAGCTGCTTTGTGGGTGGAGAGTTGCGTAAGCTTCTGGGCGGAGAAGAAGTGGAAGGGAAGATTTTGGATAGGATGGTAAAGGTGGGGTTGTGGTGTATTCAAGATGAACCGGCACTTCGTCCTTCCATGAAgaatgtgattttgatgatggaaGGGAACATGGATATGCCCATTCCCCCATCTCCCACGTCATCCATGAACATTTCTTTCTGA
- the LOC131243692 gene encoding G-type lectin S-receptor-like serine/threonine-protein kinase LECRK3, with protein MAVILLFLLFLFTSSTATAQPKHINITLESSLSATTQPTSWLSPSRLFGFGFYREGTSFKVGIWLETSPNKTTVWTANRDDPPVSGNSTLVLMNNGLFLKTAGVPDMIISGNISPLPVYSASMLDSGNLVLYNSDYKSIWESFNYPTDTILWGQSLLPNNQLFSSASETDHSTGGFQLSMQTDSNLVLYPKDTGNTPGDAYWATGTNKPGNTLRLQLYQDGSLYLVNATGYNTSIVARRAVANNGIVIYRATLNVDGISACIPTASHGAVSQQ; from the coding sequence ATGGCTGtcatccttctctttcttctctttctcttcacatcttcTACTGCAACAGCTCAACCAAAACATATAAACATAACCTTAGAATCTTCTCTCTCAGCCACCACCCAGCCCACTTCATGGCTCTCACCTTCCCGCTTATTCGGGTTCGGTTTCTACCGTGAAGGCACCAGCTTCAAGGTCGGAATATGGTTGGAGACAAGCCCAAACAAGACTACCGTGTGGACAGCCAACCGAGATGACCCGCCTGTTTCTGGCAACAGTACATTGGTCTTAATGAACAATGGTCTCTTTCTAAAAACTGCTGGAGTCCCAGATATGATCATTTCAGGTAATATCTCACCCCTTCCGGTGTACTCAGCTTCGATGCTCGATTCAGGCAACTTGGTTCTCTACAATTCCGATTACAAAAGCATCTGGGAAAGTTTCAATTATCCGACTGACACCATCTTATGGGGTCAATCCCTTCTTCCGAACAATCAACTATTCTCAAGCGCATCAGAAACTGACCATTCGACCGGGGGCTTTCAGCTGAGCATGCAAACCGACTCAAACCTCGTGTTGTACCCGAAAGACACTGGTAACACTCCTGGCGATGCATATTGGGCAACAGGGACTAATAAGCCAGGAAACACCCTGAGACTACAGCTCTACCAGGATGGCTCCCTGTACCTAGTCAATGCCACTGGCTACAATACAAGTATCGTGGCAAGACGGGCCGTTGCTAATAACGGAATTGTTATCTACCGTGCGACCCTCAACGTTGATGGGATTTCCGCTTGTATTCCCACAGCTTCACACGGAGCGGTATCTCAACAATGA